From the genome of Halobacterium sp. R2-5:
GTCGATGTCGTTCTCGTCCGCGTAGTCCACGATAGCGCGGCTCGGCCGCCCGACCTCGGTCGTCGTGTCGAGGCCGTGGCCGTACTCGTCGGCGGTCTCCTGGGCTTCCTCGAACAGCTCGTCGGCGCTCTCTTTGGCCTGCTCGAACCACTCCTCGGAGTACCCCGGGACCGTCGCCTGCGCCGTGTACCCGGCCTCGATCGGGTCGATGACGTTGATGGCCGTGATGTCGGCGTCCTTGAACTGTTCGAGGGCGTACTCGAGGGCTTCCTTCGACTGCTCGGAGCCGTCGACGGGAACGAGAATCTTCGTCATGTCCGAGTATGGATTTATCCGCCCGGTTAAAAATTGTGTGGGCCGATTCTCCCGCAGTGGGTGACCGTCAGTCTCGGCCGTGCCGCGTCAGGCACGTCGGCAGCCCCTGAATCTCGACGGGTTCGGAGTTGTCCGGCGAGTAGACGACCATCTGGCCTTTCTCCATGTAGGGGACTTTCGACTGCAGCGACGACGGGATGTTCACGGCGTTGATGGCGTCCTCGTCGCCGAGGTTCAAGACGACCGTCGTGTTCACCTGCTTGAACACGGGGTCGGCGATGTCCTGGGGGTCCTGCGTGATGAGGAAGAGGCCGAGGCGCTCCTTGCGGCCCTGCTTGGCGGCCTCCGTGAACTTCCCGACGACCTTGTTCGCCTGCACGCTGTCGGCGTCGGCGAGGAAGTTGTGCGCCTCGTCCATCCCGACGACCAGCGGCGTCTCCTTGATGGACTCGTACCGCGGGTCGTTCGAGAGCTTCTGGTCGACCAGCAGGCTCGACACCGCGAGCACCACCGTCTCGGCCGCCCGCGAGTTGCTGATGTGGTAGGTCGGCACCACCGACAGCCGGCCCGGCCGGACGAACTGGCGGTTCTCCACGAGCTCCGTGATCGAGCGCGCGTCCTGGTCGAACAGCCCCGACGGCATCCCGTGGACGCGCCGCAGCACGGCCTCGTAGGTCGCCTCGTGGACGCGCCCGGACTCGTCGAGCTCCTCCTTCAGCGCGGGGTCGTCGAGGAACGAGCAGAACTCCCGGTACGTACCGCCAGCGCCGTAGTTGTCGAAGAACCGGTCGAGCAGCAGGCGGAGCGCGCCGTACTGGTTGTCGTTGAGGCCGCTGGACGCGACCAGCCACGGGTTGTCCCGGACCATCGAGAACGGCACCGTGAACTCCACGCGCTCGGCGTCGTGGTGGGCGGCCGCGTACGACGCCGAGCCGACCTTCGGCACGAACGCGACGGTGTCGTCGTGGCCGCCGTGGGCGAGCCCCTGGGTCTCCCAGCGGCGCTCGTCGCCGGCGTCGGCCTCGGGGTTGTCGTCGTGCATCTGGGCGTACTCGTCCTGCGGGTCGAACTGGACGACCGCGAGCCGGCGCTCCGCGCCGCCCGCGTCCACGGGGTAGCGGCGGTCCTCGTGGAGGTACTGCCGGAGCACGTTCTTCGCGGAGTGCGTCTTCCCGGAGCCGGTGCCGCCCGCGACGAGCGTGTGCCGGAAGACCAGCGGGTCGCCGGCCTCGTAGTCGTCTTTCACGCGGTAGTCGATGGTCGGCGGCTCCGCGGCGGTCCGGACCTTCTCGCCGCCCACGGAGAGGTGGCCGAGGAAGACGCCGTCCTCCGGGATTTTGAGTCCGGTCTTGATCTCGGTGGCGTCGTCGGCCGCGCGCACGACCGTCTCGGGCTTGGGGACGCGGTCGGCCATCCGGCGCTTGAGGTCGTCCCCATCACGGTAGAGGACCGCGACGGGGTCCAGTTCTGCGAGGAACTTGTAGTCCTGCTCGTCGACGCTTTCGGAGCGCATCGC
Proteins encoded in this window:
- a CDS encoding universal stress protein, coding for MTKILVPVDGSEQSKEALEYALEQFKDADITAINVIDPIEAGYTAQATVPGYSEEWFEQAKESADELFEEAQETADEYGHGLDTTTEVGRPSRAIVDYADENDIDHIVMGSHGRSGVSRILLGSVAESVVRRSPVPVTIVR
- a CDS encoding ATP-binding protein; translated protein: MSDLGDFADHDRGDDADAADDDADFERPDLDDTGSDDGLGALAVSEGLRIHEDGQETTLKAYVTAGNRSAVRLGTYLVAPYPGGEKLFCKITGLEYVQAFQSDDATEIHARRAMRSESVDEQDYKFLAELDPVAVLYRDGDDLKRRMADRVPKPETVVRAADDATEIKTGLKIPEDGVFLGHLSVGGEKVRTAAEPPTIDYRVKDDYEAGDPLVFRHTLVAGGTGSGKTHSAKNVLRQYLHEDRRYPVDAGGAERRLAVVQFDPQDEYAQMHDDNPEADAGDERRWETQGLAHGGHDDTVAFVPKVGSASYAAAHHDAERVEFTVPFSMVRDNPWLVASSGLNDNQYGALRLLLDRFFDNYGAGGTYREFCSFLDDPALKEELDESGRVHEATYEAVLRRVHGMPSGLFDQDARSITELVENRQFVRPGRLSVVPTYHISNSRAAETVVLAVSSLLVDQKLSNDPRYESIKETPLVVGMDEAHNFLADADSVQANKVVGKFTEAAKQGRKERLGLFLITQDPQDIADPVFKQVNTTVVLNLGDEDAINAVNIPSSLQSKVPYMEKGQMVVYSPDNSEPVEIQGLPTCLTRHGRD